From the Triticum urartu cultivar G1812 chromosome 4, Tu2.1, whole genome shotgun sequence genome, the window cgcgtgatccatatcaactaaaccatgtccgatcatcacgtgagatggagtagttttcaatggtgaacatctctatgttgatcatatctactatatgattcacgttcaacctttaggtctcagtgttccgaggccatatctgcatatgctaggctcgtcaagtttaacccgagtattctgcacgtgcaaaactggcttgcacccgttgtatgtgaacgtagagcttatcacacccgatcatcatgtggtgtctcggcacgacgaactatcgcaacggtgcatactcagggaaaacacttgtaccttgaaatttagtgaggcatcatcttataatgctatcgtcgtactaagcaaaataagatgcataaaagataaacataacatgcaatcaaaatatgtgacatgatatggccatcatcatcttgtgcctttgatctccatctccaaagcaccgtcatgatctccatcgtcaccggcttgacaccttgatctccatcgtagcgtcattgtcatctcgccaactattgcttcgacgactatcgctaccgcttagtgataaagtaaagcaattatatggtgattgcatttcatacaataaagcgacaaccataaggctcctgccagttgccgataacttttacaaaacattaTCATCTCAtgcaacaatttatatatcatcacgtcttgaccatatcacattacaacatgccctgcaaaaacaagttagatgtcctctacattgttgttgcaagttttacgtggctgctacgggcttctagcaagaaccgttcttacctacgcatcaaaaccacaatgatttttcgtcaaatgtgttgttttaaccttcaacaaggactggccgtagtcaaactcgattcaactaaagttggagaaacagacacccgccagccacctgtgtgcaaagcacggcggtagaaccagtctcatgaacgtggtcatgtaatgttggtccgggccgcttcatccaacaataccgccgaatcaaagtaagacattggtggtaagcagtatgactattatcgcccacaactctttgtgttctactcgtgtatATCATCTAcccatagacctggctcggatgccactgttggggaacgtagtatgcaatttcaaaaaaatcctacgttcacgcaagatctatctaggagatgcatagcaacgagagggggagagtgtgtccacgtaccctcgtagaccgaaagcgtaagcgttaggttaacgcggttgctgtagtcaaacgtcttcacgatccaaccgatccaagtaccgaacatatggcacctccgtgttcagcacacgttcagctcgatgacgtccctcgaactcttgatccagcagagggtcgagggagagttctgtcagcacgacggcgtggtgatggtgatggtgatgtaatccacgcagggcttcgcctaagaactatGACGCTATGACTGGAGGaataaactgtggaggggggcaccgcacacggctaagagaacaattggtgtgcctttggggtgccccccgcccccatataaaggatgggaggaggaggaggccaacCAGGGGGCGCGCGCCAtgggagggagtcctactaggagtaggattcgccccccccccccattttCATTTCTTCCACCAaagggaaaaggaaggagagggacagggaaagggggccgcgcccccatctccttgtcctattcggactcacTAGGAGCGGGGAGCACGCCACCCCCCCCCTGCGggtttccctctctctcccttaggcccatgtaggcccagcacttcccggggggttccggtaacccctcggtactccggaaaaatactcgaatcacttggaaccattccgatgcccgaatactaccttccaatatatgaatctttacctctcgaccatttcgagactcctcgtcatgtccgtgatctcatccgggactccgaacaaacttcggtcactaaagcacataactcataatacaaatcgtcatcaaacgttaagcgtgtgaaccctacgggttcgagaactatgtagacatgaccgagacacattcccggtcaataaccaatagcggaacctggatgctcatattggttcctacatattctacgaagatctttatcggtcaaaccgcataacaacatatgtcattccctttgtcatcggtatgttacttgcttgagattcgatcgtcagtatcatcatacctagttcaatctcattaccagcaagtctctttactcgtttcgtaatgcaacattccgcaactaactcattagtcacattgcttgcaaggcttatagtgatgtcattaccgagagggcccagagatacctctccgatacagagagtgacaaatcctaatcttgatctatgccaacccaacaaacaccttcggagacacatgtagagcatctttataatcaccatgttacgttgtgacgtttgatagcacacaaggtgttcctctggtattcgggagttgcataatctcatagtcggaggaatatgtataagtcatgaagaaagcaatagcaataaaactaaacgatcataatgctaagataacggatgggtcttgtccatcacatcattctctaatgatgtgatcccgttcatcaaatgacaacacttgGGCCGGCCCAACTAGCTCCATTTCAGTTTTGGAACCTTCCCAGACCGTTTTCTTTATGTTCTTTCTTTTTGTTTTATCTAAccttttcattttcatttttatttttttcttattTATTCATTTATTTACTTTCTTTCTTTTGCAATTTGCGAAAATCTTTCAAATTCGTGATTGTTTTTTTAAATTATGAACATTTTCAAATTTGTGAtcatttttttggaattttgaacattctttgaaattgtgaacatttttcaattttgcaaatatttattaaaaattcatgattttttttaaaacaagaacattttcttggaATTGTGAAGATTTTTTTAAACACATGAACGTTGTTTTGAATCAGTGAAGATTTTTTTAAATCAACGAAGAATTTTAAAATTTGGGAATAAATTTATAAGTTCACGAACATTTTTTTGTTTTGATTAATATTGTTTGAAATGCATGAGTATTTTTTGaattcatcaacatattttaaaGCATTGTTTTAAAAAATggaaacattttttgaattgttGTGAAATATTTTTTTAATATGCGAACATTTTTTTCAAGATCATGAACATTATTTGATTTCCTGATAATTTTTATTAAGACtaagaacattttttgaatattgGAACGTTTTACAAAACCACAAACTTCTTTGGAATCCGCAAACATTTTATGATTTCCTGATTTTTTTTAAATCATGAATTGTTTAAATTCATGAGATCTTACGATTTTTTGAACCATTTTTTCAAAATTCTTATTTTTTGGAATTTGGAACTTTTTTGGAATGGGAACTTATTTTTAAGTCAAATAAATGAAAATAAGACAAAAGGCaagaaaaaagaaaatgaaaaaacaGGGGCCATTCCGCGCCCGCACATGAGCTGACCCAAAAGGGCGTGCGGGGGAGCCAGGGGTGCGCGTGCATCTCGCATTTTCATGGCACGCACTGCGTTGAATAGAAGGTCCCACATATAAGAGACGAGACACATGCTTGAGGAATTCGTTTTGTTTCGAGCGTACTGTTACTTGTGCACGGAATGGACTGCTTTCCTAACATGAAAAAACACACCGAGACACGGATACTATCACGCCGTGTGATTTGGACTCgactctttctctctctctcatgttttCAACTTTTTCTCAAAAGAAATATAGAAAATGGTACTAGTAATCTAAACATCTTGTATTCCTTTCCAGAGGGAGTAATTCCTAACTCCAACTTAGACTGACCAGTATAAATACCGGGGCACGCGGAGTGCAAACTGCATCCTACTCTCCTAGTTCTAGAGCTTTGGTATCTAGCAGGAATCGTGGTTATAGTTTACACATAGTATGCCCGTAGCCAGGCATACATACATGGACTGTGGCAAGCTCATGGCCTTTCCACTCCTCTGCTCTGCCGTCCTCCTCGGCACCGCCGCAACCTACAACACCGGCGGGGGCGTGGCTTCCTCCACCACTCACCTCCACTTCTACATGGACGATTTCTACACCGGCCCGAACCCCACAGCCTTGCGCGTCGTGTCCGGCCGCTCCCTCTCGCCCGACAACGGCACGGCGACGTCGCCGCGGCAGTTCGGCGACATAGTGGCGCTGAACGACCCGCTGACAGAGGGCCCCGACAGGGGCAGCGCGCGGGTGGGCACGGCGCAGGGGTTCGCCGTGCGGGTGTCGGAGGGCGGCGTGGTGTCGGACCTTAACCTGCACCTGTTCCTGGAGGCCGGCGAGTACAGCGGCAGCTCCGTGGTGGTGAATGGCCGCGTCGACCTGGACTCGGCGACGCGCGAGTCAGTGGTCGTCGGCGGCACCGGACGGTTCCGTTTCGCGCGAGGTTACATGCTCTCCCGGGATTACGAATACGACCTCGCCAATGGCGGCGTGGTCGAGCTCGACGTCTACGTGCAAGTGCAAGACTAGAAGCGGACACACGCGCTCGCTCGCATTTGTGCCTGCTGCATGTTCGCGATTCAAAAATCTGCACGTACAGTTtcgcaaaataaaataaaataaaactgtAATAATCTGCACGTAAATGGGACGCGATCCGTTTCATGTGTGTATGTGCGTCCCTTAAACTTTTACATAGACACCAAATAAATGGTATAGACGTGTT encodes:
- the LOC125553624 gene encoding dirigent protein 1-like; this encodes MPVARHTYMDCGKLMAFPLLCSAVLLGTAATYNTGGGVASSTTHLHFYMDDFYTGPNPTALRVVSGRSLSPDNGTATSPRQFGDIVALNDPLTEGPDRGSARVGTAQGFAVRVSEGGVVSDLNLHLFLEAGEYSGSSVVVNGRVDLDSATRESVVVGGTGRFRFARGYMLSRDYEYDLANGGVVELDVYVQVQD